A window of Adhaeribacter arboris genomic DNA:
ACACCAAAGCGGGCCGTGGCTTATTTGAATAATTAGCCGTTCCGCGGTGAATAGTTAAAGCCGAACGAGCGGAAATATCCCCCATTTGCGGCATTTTCCGTTGCGCTCGCTCTTTATACCGGGCATAGCTTGCTTTCGAAGGAAACATTTCGTGCTCAAAGTTAATGGGCAAATCCCACTGGGTGCCCGGCGCAATTTCAAACGGTCCCATGTCTTCGGTTACATCAACGGTAGTAAGATTAAAAGCCAAAGAATTTAAACGACGTCCGATAATGGTATCTTCCGGGGCCGGAAAATCGCGGTGCCAGGGTTGGTCCATGGCTCCCGGATTAGGAATATCAAAGCCAATTTCCACAATTTTGTAGTCCGGACCTAGGACCGCCTCACTAACGGCGGTAACCCAAGGGTGCGTCGCCAACTCCACAAAGCCCCGGATATCTTCCGGGTGAATCTCCACGTAATGTCGCTTCGGGCCGCGCCCAACCGCCCCTCCGGGGCGCTTTAAAGCAGCCTCGTACAAGGGCCAAATATCTTCATCTAATTGCTGAACCCATTTCCGGCTAAATGCCCCTTTTAAGGCAATAATCCCATCGCCGTACAAACCTCCCATTATCTGGGCGACATCGTATTTTGCCACTGCCGGGTTTATAACTTTTTCTGCTAGCATCCTCTAAAACTTTAAATTTTACAACTAATCAGCTTTCCATTCACCTTAGGTTCCCGGAATATTTTACAACGCTACTTTTTTAACGCCGCTGTATGGCTTAGGTTACGAGTAACATAATCTAAAACCGGCCGGAAAGTAAATGGTGTCCGGATAAAATTTCGTTCAGAGCACTGCGGGTAAAAGATGTTTTAAAGAAAAAAGTGATAAAAATGTGCCCGCACCAGCTTTTATTATTTTTCCGGTATTCGGGTAATTACGGCCGCTTCTTGTTGGTGTATACTTTCGTTTTGGTTATAAACGCGCCGGCTTATTTCTTCTGCTTGCAGCAAAACCAGGTTAGGAAGTTTATTTTGTAATAGTTGGATAATGGCAGATAAGTTGATTTTCCCTTTGCAGGTGAAAATATCGATGCAGAATAATTCTTTTTCCGGCCACGTATGAATGCTGATATGCGATTCGGCCAACAAGAGCATGGCGGTAAGACCCTGCGGATGAAATTTTTTGTAATTACGGCTAATTACCTGAAAGTCGCATACAACCCTAATATCTTCCAGCAGCTGCAAGGTAAACTCCGGGTCTTCTAACTTCTGAAAGTCAGAAACACTACAATCCAATAAATATGTAAGAGGTTCAAAAGCCATTAATTGAGCGCGCCGAATGAAGAACAAATATAAATTATTCTGCCGGAAGACGGCGGTATTTTAATATTTTTATGGTTCTATGTTCTTAAATTAAGTATTTTGTTATTTCTTACAACAAAAATCTTTGGTTAAGTAAGTTGAAATTCATTTTTTTGAAAGATAAGAGAATGGAAAACCACTTTCTCATTATCACTTTAAAAACGAATACAAAGGGTAACAATTCATATGAAATAAGATTATTTAAATCTAATGTTCCGTCAACTATAATAGGACGAGTTGTTTAACCTATAATAGGCGGATATGCATGAAATTACAACTGTGAACTGTGAACTGTGAACTATGAACTATGGACTATGAACTAAATACTAGTATGTTTTACCAGACCAAAGTACCTTTTTCGTGTTCGCAATGTGATCGCCCGCTCCAGTTTAAATCGGAATTTAGTGTTGGCCTTATTTGTCCGGAGTGCCAAACGGTTTCGCGGCGG
This region includes:
- the speD gene encoding adenosylmethionine decarboxylase — translated: MAFEPLTYLLDCSVSDFQKLEDPEFTLQLLEDIRVVCDFQVISRNYKKFHPQGLTAMLLLAESHISIHTWPEKELFCIDIFTCKGKINLSAIIQLLQNKLPNLVLLQAEEISRRVYNQNESIHQQEAAVITRIPEK
- a CDS encoding phytanoyl-CoA dioxygenase family protein, whose protein sequence is MLAEKVINPAVAKYDVAQIMGGLYGDGIIALKGAFSRKWVQQLDEDIWPLYEAALKRPGGAVGRGPKRHYVEIHPEDIRGFVELATHPWVTAVSEAVLGPDYKIVEIGFDIPNPGAMDQPWHRDFPAPEDTIIGRRLNSLAFNLTTVDVTEDMGPFEIAPGTQWDLPINFEHEMFPSKASYARYKERAQRKMPQMGDISARSALTIHRGTANYSNKPRPALVLGVDSPTARNAERHDLQITRAYFEQIPESLKEHLTYRLVDKLEPIYQAHTIEGLMMGEA